Proteins encoded in a region of the Diadema setosum chromosome 7, eeDiaSeto1, whole genome shotgun sequence genome:
- the LOC140231023 gene encoding kelch-like protein 24, which translates to MSVVLLPCEAGTPVPYDDNANRTRCNDNEAVLERGNGHSSRLFRGLYDLWKDNQLTDVTLKVENRSFRCHRNVLASTSPYFHRMFCSNMQESRSKVVALKGIKAESLSTILDFTYTSRMTINNDNLPNVLEAADMLLMPEVKQFCIEYMEQRLGASNCLGIYALADRFNCADLATRAWQYALRNFRTVRKHAEILEQPLDILEMYLSTDDLVIEGEEEVFATMIAWINRDKKGRLSSLTRLVSHLREHLLPTQYLVEKVLSNPLVAKSQSLFMTIENSARNRGDMNLQPQQTRSRHVVLVVGGIGPANIKLTEVKYFDPIDRRWSTFSHLPFDAETVSCVGAVDDDVYVMGSRGSFIMHCSRDADWMELPPLPTERLRQRLACSSGDGNLYYVGGFDGTQRVRMVDRFSTQDKTWHTLEPLPNAVSSPATIVYGNKLYVFGGALANGTPTDIVHSYDLDGSGLWEPRARMPHAFSGITAVALGTHIYIVGSVSTVVHRYDPALDAWSQAEDLTNTHALCGATVCAGKIYVTGGENKPNSPISGVEGYDPTTNRWSPCNRLPYPIRLHGCASVIKRI; encoded by the exons ATGTCCGTAGTTCTCCTTCCGTGCGAAGCAGGCACGCCTGTGCCCTACGATGATAATGCCAATCGCACTCGATGCAATGACAATGAAGCTGTGCTCGAGCGCGGCAATGGCCACTCGAGCCGACTATTCCGGGGCCTTTACGACCTATGGAAGGACAACCAACTGACCGATGTCACTCTCAAGGTGGAAAACAGGTCCTTTCGCTGCCATAGAAACGTCCTCGCGTCGACCAGTCCGTACTTTCATCGGATGTTCTGCTCCAACATGCAGGAGAGTAGATCGAAGGTGGTTGCCCTGAAAGGCATCAAGGCGGAAAGTCTCTCGACCATTTTGGATTTCACTTACACCTCAAGGATGACgatcaacaacgacaacctgcCGAACGTCCTCGAAGCTGCCGACATGCTACTTATGCCGGAAGTTAAGCAATTCTGCATAGAGTACATGGAGCAGAGACTTGGCGCTTCCAACTGTCTCGGGATCTACGCCTTGGCAGACAGATTTAATTGCGCCGATCTTGCGACTCGCGCATGGCAGTACGCCCTGAGAAATTTTCGCACCGTCCGTAAGCACGCGGAGATTCTCGAGCAACCTCTAGACATTTTGGAGATGTACCTGTCCACTGACGATCTCGTTATCGAAGGTGAGGAGGAAGTCTTTGCAACGATGATTGCGTGGATCAACAGAGACAAGAAAGGTCGCTTATCAAGCCTCACTAGACTTGTGTCTCACTTAAGAGAGCACCTCCTACCAACTCAGTATCTCGTCGAAAAAGTCCTTTCCAACCCCCTCGTGGCGAAGTCACAGTCACTCTTTATGACGATTGAAAATTCAGCACGAAATCGTGGCGACATGAATCTCCAACCGCAACAAACGCGATCGCGCCATGTCGTGCTCGTCGTCGGCGGGATCGGACCTGCCAATATTAAGCTGACGGAGGTGAAATATTTCGACCCAATCGATCGTCGCTGGTCGACGTTCTCCCACTTGCCTTTCGACGCCGAAACCGTCAGCTGTGTCGGCGCTGTCGACGACGATGTCTACGTGATGGGTTCTCGAGGTTCGTTCATCATGCATTGTTCCAGGGACGCGGATTGGATGGAACTCCCGCCGCTGCCGACGGAGAGGTTACGGCAGAGACTGGCGTGCTCGTCGGGTGACGGCAACCTGTACTATGTCGGCGGATTTGACGGCACCCAGAGAGTGCGAATGGTTGACAGGTTTAGTACACAGGACAAGACATGGCATACG CTTGAGCCCCTGCCTAATGCTGTAAGCAGTCCGGCGACTATCGTCTACGGTAATAAGCTGTACGTGTTTGGAGGTGCGTTGGCCAATGGTACCCCCACCGATATCGTCCACAGCTACGATCTCGACGGCTCGGGCCTCTGGGAACCTCGAGCGCGCATGCCGCACGCGTTTTCGGGCATCACGGCCGTCGCGCTCGGCACCCACATCTACATCGTAGGGTCTGTCTCTACTGTCGTTCATCGCTACGATCCGGCGCTGGACGCCTGGAGCCAAGCAGAGGATTTGACGAACACACATGCGCTCTGTGGTGCGACCGTGTGCGCGGGAAAGATCTACGTGACGGGCGGGGAGAATAAACCAAACTCGCCAATCAGCGGGGTAGAGGGGTACGACCCAACGACGAACCGGTGGTCGCCATGCAACAGACTTCCTTACCCAATCAGATTACATGGTTGCGCGTCTGTGATTAAAAGGATATAG